A single region of the Lathamus discolor isolate bLatDis1 chromosome 13, bLatDis1.hap1, whole genome shotgun sequence genome encodes:
- the LOC136021616 gene encoding uncharacterized protein LOC136021616, with the protein MPGTRRGCPGAAGGGHGRTPTRLLGEPQRRGGLAPVAPCRAPRRGSRLILRSWSKGERKDSVSARPGPPALPHGAPVFPPVPLVRGPRAPRCRSHTGPCFPAVPGAQPPHLTSTPLHNPPCPPPPPPTRSRCSRHPPPAPPRLSRGPAALPVPLCCAPEPAAARALSPRCSGPTSPGLGFLYSPAARAPGPPRCPDRIPPVPGPAAPRGTGPAFRPRPPRCAPGAFPGPVPASPSSVHGPGAAPGAPPVRPPPPPPPPRPPGHCSRQRRGRRARSCGETEAAGAGPGRSEQRGERGPGLPEAAGPLGRGCGCGVSVSRGEKHTRGPENQ; encoded by the coding sequence ATGCCGGGGACACGCCGGGGCTGCCCGGGCGCTGCCGGCGGCGGGCACGGCCGGACACCGACGCGGCTCCTGGGCGAGCCTCAGCGCCGCGGCGGGCTGGCTCCGGTGGCGCCGTGCCGCGCTCCGCGCCGGGGCTCCCGGCTCATCCTCCGCTCCTGGagcaagggagagagaaaggacaGCGTGAGCGCGCGGCCAGGGCCCCCCGCCTTACCCCACGGAGCCCCCGTTTTCCCGCCGGTACCCCTCGTGCGCGGCCCCCGAGCGCCCCGGTGCCGCTCGCACACGGGTCCCTGTTTCCCCGCCGTCCCTGGGGCGCAGCCCCCCCATCTCACCAGTACCCCCCTGCACAAccccccgtgccccccccccccccccccgacccgtTCCCGGTGCTCCCGGCACCCCCCGCCCGCCCCACCCCGGCTCTCCCGGGGCCCGGCCGCGCTCCCGGTGCCCCTGTGCTGCGCTCCGGAGCCTGCCGCTGCTCGGGCCCTTTCCCCGCGCTGCTCCGGCCCCACTTCCCCAGGGCTTGGGTTCCTTTATTCCCCCGCTGCCCGGGCCCCGGGTCCTCCCCGGTGCCCCGACCGTATTCCCCCGGTGCCCGGCCCCGCGGCTCCCCGTGGTACGGGCCCCGCTTTCCGGCCACGGCCTCCCCGTTGTGCTCCCGGCGCCTTCCCCGGCCCGGTTCCCGCTTCCCCGTCCTCGGTGCACggccccggggccgctcccggTGCTCCCCCGGtgcggcccccccccccccccccccccccccgcccgccggGGCATTGTTCTCGGCAGCGCCGGGGCCGGCGGGCCCGATCCTGCGGAGAGACCGaggcggccggggccgggccgggccgcagCGAACAAAGGGGCGAGCGCGGCCCGGGGCTACCGGAGGCAGCGGGGCCGCTGGGCCGGGGCTGCGGGTGCGGGGTGAGCGTGTCCCGGGGGGAGAAACACACGCGCGGCCCCGAAAACCAATAA